A single region of the Streptomyces diastaticus subsp. diastaticus genome encodes:
- a CDS encoding ABC transporter permease, with translation MTRRELAHWRRRPAQVVVGLVFPVMMLLMFSHLIGGGRGVDGDFTPYLVPGMFTMTMAFGLEATMLAVTQDLGKGVVDRFRSMPMTDGALLVGRSVADMAQSVVGLAVLITVGYAIGWRWHGGLTSFAGAVGLLLLLRFAMLWIGVHLAMVAGRPEMVQAVQILVWPAAFLSNAIASPASMPPWLGALVEWNPMSATATAVRGLSGDPGVSGGSWAAANAGLLAVAWPVFLVAVFLPSAVKRFRNLGR, from the coding sequence ATGACCCGGCGCGAACTGGCGCACTGGAGGCGCCGGCCCGCGCAGGTGGTCGTCGGGCTGGTCTTCCCGGTGATGATGCTGCTGATGTTCAGCCACCTGATCGGCGGCGGGCGGGGCGTCGACGGGGACTTCACCCCCTACCTGGTGCCCGGCATGTTCACCATGACCATGGCCTTCGGCCTGGAGGCGACGATGCTCGCCGTCACCCAGGACCTCGGCAAGGGCGTCGTCGACCGGTTCCGCTCGATGCCGATGACCGACGGCGCGCTCCTGGTCGGGCGGAGCGTCGCCGACATGGCGCAGTCGGTGGTCGGCCTGGCCGTGCTGATCACCGTCGGATACGCGATCGGCTGGCGCTGGCACGGAGGGCTCACCTCCTTCGCGGGCGCGGTGGGCCTGTTGCTGCTGCTGCGGTTCGCGATGCTGTGGATCGGCGTCCACCTGGCGATGGTCGCGGGCAGACCCGAGATGGTGCAGGCGGTGCAGATCCTGGTCTGGCCGGCCGCCTTCCTCTCCAACGCCATCGCCTCGCCCGCGTCGATGCCGCCATGGCTGGGGGCCCTCGTGGAGTGGAACCCGATGTCGGCGACGGCCACCGCGGTGCGCGGCCTGTCCGGCGATCCGGGCGTGTCCGGTGGCTCCTGGGCAGCGGCCAACGCGGGGCTCCTCGCGGTGGCCTGGCCGGTCTTCCTCGTCGCGGTGTTCCTCCCGTCGGCGGTCAAGCGGTTCCGGAACCTGGGCCGCTGA
- a CDS encoding ATP-binding cassette domain-containing protein, with amino-acid sequence MPDDPAIVVEGLRKRYKDRNALDGLDLTVRAGTVQGLLGPNGAGKTTAVRIMSTLLRPDEGRVEVAGVDVRARPDEARTRIGLLGQHAAVDEELGGRQNLEMFGRLHHLGARRAGARADELLARFELTDTGDTAVKRYSGGMRRRLDLAASLIPRPRVLFLDEPTTGLDPRGRTEVWNAVRSLVDGGTTVLLTTQYLEEADQLTDRIAVIDHGKVIAQGTADELKTRTGGDRVDVVVRDPAQLARAASLLTGDVVVDEDRRRVSASVGDRMAALTGTLRALEAAGVEAEDVAVRRPSLDEVFMHLTKGDAA; translated from the coding sequence GTGCCTGATGATCCGGCGATCGTCGTCGAAGGTCTGCGGAAGAGGTACAAGGACAGAAACGCCCTGGACGGCCTCGATCTCACAGTGCGGGCCGGGACGGTGCAGGGGTTGCTCGGGCCCAACGGCGCCGGCAAGACCACGGCCGTACGCATCATGTCCACGCTGCTCCGTCCGGACGAGGGGCGGGTCGAGGTGGCGGGCGTCGATGTACGGGCCCGGCCCGACGAGGCGCGTACGAGGATCGGGCTGCTCGGGCAGCACGCCGCCGTCGACGAGGAACTCGGCGGACGACAGAACCTGGAGATGTTCGGCCGCCTCCACCACCTCGGCGCGCGGCGCGCCGGCGCCCGGGCCGACGAACTGCTGGCCCGGTTCGAGCTCACCGACACCGGCGACACGGCCGTCAAGCGGTACAGCGGCGGTATGCGGCGCCGGCTCGACCTGGCGGCGTCCCTCATCCCCCGGCCGCGGGTGCTCTTCCTGGACGAGCCCACGACCGGGCTCGATCCCCGGGGACGCACCGAGGTGTGGAACGCGGTGCGGTCCCTGGTCGACGGCGGGACGACCGTCCTGCTGACCACCCAGTACCTGGAGGAGGCCGACCAGCTCACCGACCGGATCGCGGTGATCGACCACGGCAAGGTCATCGCCCAGGGCACGGCGGACGAGCTGAAGACCAGGACCGGCGGCGACCGCGTCGACGTGGTCGTGCGCGACCCGGCCCAGCTGGCCCGGGCCGCCTCGCTCCTCACCGGCGACGTGGTGGTGGACGAGGACCGGCGGCGGGTCAGCGCCTCGGTCGGCGACCGGATGGCCGCACTGACCGGGACCCTGCGGGCCCTGGAGGCGGCCGGCGTCGAGGCGGAGGACGTCGCGGTGCGCCGGCCGAGCCTCGACGAGGTCTTCATGCACCTGACGAAGGGGGACGCCGCGTGA
- a CDS encoding HAD family hydrolase, whose translation MALPSAHPSPPPGAAPPLDQPQAGPAPAAALPLAPPHAGAGLAPARARPGPVSGQVFPSEPRGLGGRRRTYALVATDLDGTLLRAGDQVSARTRAALELARGAGARHIVVTGRPVPGVRGLLARLGYDGIAVCGQGAQVYDAAGGRMLSALTLDRETAATALGKIEAETGALFAAVDQDGTDGHTLIEPGYRMAHPTLPARPVPHRDSLWERPIAKVLIRHPELTDDELAAAARSVVDGLATVTMAGPGTVELQPLGVTKATGLARAAAQLGLGEADTLAFGDMPNDVPMLRWAAHGVAMANSHAELLAVADEITVSNEEDGVARVLERLYG comes from the coding sequence ATGGCCCTCCCCTCCGCACACCCGTCTCCCCCGCCTGGCGCGGCGCCACCTCTGGACCAGCCGCAGGCGGGACCGGCGCCCGCCGCGGCGCTGCCCCTCGCCCCTCCGCACGCGGGCGCGGGCCTGGCGCCGGCCCGCGCCCGGCCGGGGCCCGTCTCCGGGCAGGTGTTCCCGTCGGAGCCGCGTGGCCTGGGCGGGCGGCGGCGGACGTACGCCCTGGTCGCGACCGATCTGGACGGGACGCTGCTGCGAGCCGGGGACCAGGTGTCGGCGCGCACCCGGGCCGCGCTGGAGCTGGCACGGGGAGCCGGGGCGCGGCACATCGTGGTGACCGGGCGGCCCGTGCCGGGGGTGCGAGGGCTGCTGGCCCGGCTCGGGTACGACGGGATCGCGGTCTGCGGCCAGGGCGCCCAGGTCTACGATGCGGCCGGCGGCCGCATGCTGAGCGCCCTGACCCTGGACCGGGAGACCGCCGCCACCGCGCTCGGCAAGATCGAGGCGGAGACGGGCGCCCTCTTCGCCGCCGTCGACCAGGACGGCACCGACGGCCACACGCTGATCGAGCCCGGTTACCGCATGGCCCACCCGACGCTGCCCGCCCGGCCGGTCCCGCACCGCGACTCCTTGTGGGAGCGGCCGATCGCCAAGGTCCTGATCCGCCATCCGGAGCTGACCGACGACGAACTGGCCGCCGCCGCCCGCTCGGTGGTGGACGGCCTCGCCACCGTCACGATGGCGGGACCGGGCACCGTCGAACTCCAGCCGCTCGGCGTCACCAAGGCCACCGGCCTCGCCCGGGCCGCCGCCCAGCTCGGCCTGGGCGAGGCCGACACCCTCGCCTTCGGTGACATGCCGAACGACGTGCCGATGCTGCGGTGGGCCGCCCACGGCGTCGCCATGGCCAACTCGCACGCGGAACTCCTCGCCGTCGCCGACGAGATCACCGTCAGCAACGAGGAGGACGGCGTGGCCCGGGTCCTGGAACGCCTCTACGGCTGA
- a CDS encoding CocE/NonD family hydrolase, which yields MSLHIATGLPYRTVREDVRIPLPTGRPGADGSEVTHLYARIWRPVTDEPVPALLEYLPYRVTDWTAPRDQQRHPWYAGHGYASVRVDVRGHGNSEGLPGDEYDATELADGVAVVHWLAEQPWCNGRVGMFGISWGGFNSLQIAALAPEPLKAIVTVCSADDRYDNDVHYMGGSVLAVDMHAWASTMLAFVSRPPDPEYVGTDWRGMWLKRLEAVDPFIHTWLDHQTRDAYWRHGSVSEDYSAIKAKVLAVGGWHDPYRDTVLRLVRHLPDDQVRGLIGPWSHQYPDRGLPPGPAIGFLQETLRWWDQHLKGKDSGVMNEPKLRSWISESHPPATVYPELEGHWVGDPAWPSPYVTPVEYAFQGEPLLVRSPQHTGLAAGRYFPFGNDADLPPDQREEDANSAAFEFAVDERLQILGRPRVRLRLTSPSPRGQVIARLCDVAPDGSSTLVTRGVLNLSARYGRDKVAPWRPGDTEDVTFELNGIGHAFPPGHRIRLAVSSAYWPWIWPQPGSEDGFTLDPAGSGLELPVRGAGDRALDATIAFAEPEQAEPLAVIHPAPEDPAGRRPERLVVHDVAARTWRLDVDPRYGGTRIYPDGLEFHEDALEQYTITDDDPLSATTRSSWTVRLRRPELAWDTEVRTRSEITCDAGDFLTSNELTCSEGGEVIFHRTWERRIPRTAG from the coding sequence ATGTCCCTGCACATCGCCACCGGTCTGCCGTACCGGACGGTCCGCGAGGACGTCCGCATCCCGCTGCCGACCGGCCGCCCCGGAGCCGACGGCTCCGAGGTCACCCACCTGTACGCCCGGATCTGGCGGCCGGTCACCGACGAGCCGGTCCCCGCCCTCCTGGAGTACCTGCCCTACCGGGTCACCGACTGGACCGCCCCTCGCGACCAGCAGCGCCACCCCTGGTACGCGGGCCACGGCTACGCCTCGGTCCGCGTCGACGTGCGCGGCCACGGCAACAGCGAGGGGCTGCCCGGCGACGAGTACGACGCCACCGAGCTGGCGGACGGCGTCGCGGTGGTCCACTGGCTCGCCGAGCAGCCCTGGTGCAACGGCAGGGTCGGCATGTTCGGCATCTCCTGGGGCGGCTTCAACTCGCTCCAGATCGCCGCGCTCGCCCCCGAGCCGCTGAAGGCGATCGTCACCGTCTGCTCGGCCGACGACCGGTACGACAACGACGTGCACTACATGGGCGGCTCCGTCCTCGCCGTCGACATGCACGCCTGGGCCTCCACCATGCTGGCCTTCGTCTCCCGCCCGCCGGACCCGGAGTATGTGGGGACCGACTGGCGCGGGATGTGGCTGAAGCGGCTGGAGGCGGTCGACCCGTTCATCCACACCTGGCTCGACCACCAGACCCGCGACGCCTACTGGCGGCACGGCAGCGTCAGCGAGGACTACTCGGCGATCAAGGCGAAGGTGCTGGCGGTCGGCGGCTGGCACGACCCGTACCGCGACACCGTGCTGCGACTGGTCCGCCACCTCCCCGACGACCAGGTACGCGGCCTCATCGGACCCTGGTCGCACCAGTACCCGGACCGGGGCCTGCCGCCGGGCCCCGCGATCGGCTTCCTCCAGGAGACGCTGCGCTGGTGGGACCAGCACCTCAAGGGCAAGGACAGCGGCGTCATGAACGAGCCCAAGCTCCGCTCCTGGATCAGCGAGTCCCACCCGCCCGCCACCGTCTACCCGGAGCTGGAGGGCCACTGGGTCGGCGACCCCGCCTGGCCCTCGCCGTACGTCACCCCGGTCGAGTACGCCTTCCAGGGCGAGCCGCTCCTGGTCCGCTCCCCGCAGCACACCGGGCTCGCCGCCGGCCGGTACTTCCCCTTCGGCAACGACGCCGACCTGCCGCCCGACCAGCGTGAGGAGGACGCCAACTCGGCCGCCTTCGAGTTCGCCGTGGACGAGCGGCTCCAGATCCTCGGCCGCCCCCGCGTCCGGCTCCGCCTCACCAGTCCCAGCCCGCGCGGCCAGGTCATCGCCCGGCTCTGCGACGTCGCGCCGGACGGCTCCTCGACCCTGGTCACCCGGGGCGTCCTCAACCTCTCCGCCCGGTACGGCCGCGACAAGGTCGCCCCGTGGAGGCCCGGCGACACCGAGGACGTCACCTTCGAGCTGAACGGCATCGGCCACGCCTTCCCGCCCGGCCACCGCATCCGGCTCGCCGTCTCCTCCGCGTACTGGCCGTGGATCTGGCCGCAGCCCGGCTCCGAGGACGGGTTCACCCTGGACCCGGCGGGCAGCGGTCTCGAACTGCCGGTGCGGGGCGCCGGGGACCGGGCGCTGGACGCCACCATCGCCTTCGCCGAACCCGAGCAGGCCGAGCCGCTCGCCGTGATCCACCCGGCCCCCGAGGACCCCGCCGGCCGGCGGCCCGAACGCCTCGTCGTCCACGACGTGGCCGCCAGGACCTGGCGCCTGGACGTCGACCCCCGGTACGGCGGCACCCGGATCTACCCGGACGGCCTGGAGTTCCACGAGGACGCCCTGGAGCAGTACACGATCACCGACGACGACCCGCTCAGCGCCACCACCCGCTCCTCCTGGACGGTCCGGCTGCGCCGCCCGGAACTGGCCTGGGACACCGAGGTCCGCACCCGCTCCGAGATCACCTGCGACGCCGGGGACTTCCTCACCAGCAACGAGCTGACCTGCTCCGAGGGCGGCGAGGTGATCTTCCACCGCACGTGGGAGCGGCGGATTCCGCGTACGGCCGGATAG
- a CDS encoding peptide MFS transporter, giving the protein MPSDNPADDDRTRRPPPVADGEPPPEDAPPPQDDTAFFGQPRGLATLSGLEVWERFSFLGMQAILVLFFADTVAGGGMGMDPGTAASVSAAYGTMVYLVSVAGGWLADRMLGSYRAVLWGGVLIALGHYSMAVPTDAMTWTGLGLISAGTGLLKPNVATMVGKLYRTDDERRDAGFALYYMGINIGAFLGPLITGWLGEHQGWHWGFSAAAVGMTLGLVQYVLGRRHLAGRKHAAEFALPPTAMRRAVLLIAGGLVALAVLAGLLSLAGWLTLSRFVDALTLISVLAPVAYFWVMFKSPRVTPAERGRLRPYVVLFLASVVFNFILFQAYSTMILLASTNARTEILGFTFPASWYASALGAFEVLLAPVVAAVWARMGRRQPHASNKIALGVVLGGLSFLLMVLPTSGHADDTYRMAAWWIVGSYLLLGLGDILLETSGMSATTKLAPAAFSSQTMALWFLSLAAANGIQSQVVRLYGEVSHPAYFGVNGSIAVVAGLAVIAAAPWLRRTMHPVH; this is encoded by the coding sequence GTGCCCAGCGACAACCCAGCAGACGACGACCGAACCCGACGGCCCCCGCCGGTCGCGGACGGCGAGCCGCCCCCCGAGGACGCGCCACCGCCCCAGGACGACACGGCCTTCTTCGGCCAGCCGAGAGGGCTCGCGACCCTCTCCGGGCTGGAGGTCTGGGAGCGGTTCTCCTTCCTCGGTATGCAGGCGATCCTCGTCCTGTTCTTCGCCGACACCGTCGCGGGCGGCGGCATGGGCATGGACCCGGGCACCGCCGCCTCGGTCTCCGCCGCCTACGGAACGATGGTCTACCTCGTCTCGGTGGCGGGCGGCTGGCTCGCCGACCGTATGCTCGGCTCGTACCGGGCGGTGCTGTGGGGCGGCGTCCTCATCGCGCTCGGCCACTACTCCATGGCGGTCCCCACCGACGCCATGACCTGGACCGGTCTCGGTCTGATCAGCGCCGGCACCGGTCTGCTGAAGCCGAACGTCGCCACCATGGTCGGCAAGCTCTACCGCACCGACGACGAGCGACGCGACGCCGGTTTCGCCCTTTACTACATGGGCATTAACATCGGCGCCTTCCTGGGTCCGCTGATCACCGGCTGGCTCGGCGAGCACCAGGGCTGGCACTGGGGCTTCTCGGCCGCCGCCGTCGGCATGACCCTCGGTCTCGTCCAGTACGTGCTGGGCCGCCGCCACCTCGCGGGGCGCAAGCACGCCGCCGAGTTCGCGCTGCCCCCGACGGCGATGCGCCGGGCGGTGCTGCTCATCGCCGGCGGCCTGGTGGCCCTCGCCGTCCTCGCCGGCCTGCTGAGCCTCGCCGGCTGGCTGACGCTGAGCCGGTTCGTGGACGCGCTCACCCTGATCTCGGTGCTGGCGCCGGTCGCCTACTTCTGGGTGATGTTCAAGAGCCCCCGGGTCACCCCGGCGGAACGCGGTCGCCTGCGACCGTACGTCGTGCTCTTCCTCGCCTCGGTGGTCTTCAACTTCATCCTCTTCCAGGCGTACTCGACGATGATCCTGCTGGCATCCACCAACGCCCGCACCGAGATCCTCGGCTTCACCTTCCCGGCCAGCTGGTACGCCTCCGCGCTCGGCGCCTTCGAGGTGCTGCTGGCGCCGGTGGTCGCCGCCGTCTGGGCGCGGATGGGGAGGCGGCAGCCCCACGCCTCCAACAAGATCGCCCTCGGAGTGGTCCTCGGCGGGCTCTCCTTCCTGCTGATGGTGCTGCCGACCTCCGGTCACGCCGACGACACCTACCGCATGGCCGCCTGGTGGATCGTCGGCTCGTACCTGCTGCTCGGGCTCGGCGACATCCTGCTGGAGACCTCCGGCATGTCGGCCACCACCAAGCTGGCGCCTGCCGCCTTCTCCAGCCAGACCATGGCGCTCTGGTTCCTCTCACTGGCCGCCGCCAACGGCATCCAGTCCCAGGTCGTGCGGCTCTACGGCGAGGTCTCCCATCCCGCCTACTTCGGTGTCAACGGCTCCATCGCCGTCGTCGCCGGTCTCGCCGTGATCGCCGCCGCGCCCTGGCTGCGCCGCACCATGCACCCCGTCCACTGA
- a CDS encoding polyprenyl synthetase family protein: MTVVGPFGLSVRDQALEADVQAGMTAVEAGLLEATKSEVSFITDAAQHLVKAGGKRFRPLLVMLAAQFGDPDAPGIVPSGVVVELTHLATLYHDDVMDEADVRRGVPSANARWDNSVAVLTGDFLFARASHILADLGPEAVRVQAEAFERLVTGQIMETAGPRDGRDPVDHYLDVIGGKTGSLIAVAGRFGAMMSGADERVIDVLTQYGERLGVAFQLADDVLDIASDSHESGKTPGTDLREGIPTLPVLLLRDRARRESRPEDLALVALLDSDLSDDARHAEALAAMRAHPALEQARRETVRYAEEARAALTPLRECPAKAALTELCDAVVHRAG; this comes from the coding sequence GTGACCGTCGTCGGGCCGTTCGGGCTGAGCGTGCGGGACCAGGCACTCGAAGCCGATGTCCAGGCCGGAATGACGGCTGTCGAGGCCGGTCTCCTGGAGGCCACCAAGAGCGAGGTCTCCTTCATCACGGATGCCGCGCAGCACCTGGTGAAGGCCGGCGGCAAGCGTTTCCGCCCGCTCCTGGTGATGCTCGCCGCGCAGTTCGGTGACCCGGACGCGCCGGGCATCGTCCCCTCCGGCGTGGTGGTCGAGCTGACCCACCTGGCCACGCTCTACCACGACGACGTCATGGACGAGGCCGACGTGCGCCGCGGAGTGCCCAGCGCCAACGCCCGCTGGGACAACTCGGTGGCCGTCCTCACCGGTGACTTCCTGTTCGCCCGCGCCTCCCACATCCTCGCCGACCTCGGCCCCGAGGCCGTCCGCGTCCAGGCCGAGGCGTTCGAGCGGCTGGTCACCGGCCAGATCATGGAGACCGCGGGCCCGCGCGACGGCCGCGACCCGGTCGACCACTACCTCGACGTCATCGGCGGCAAGACCGGTTCGCTGATCGCGGTCGCCGGGCGGTTCGGCGCGATGATGTCCGGCGCCGACGAGCGCGTCATCGACGTCCTCACGCAGTACGGCGAGCGCCTCGGCGTCGCCTTCCAGCTCGCCGACGACGTCCTCGACATCGCCAGCGACAGCCACGAGTCGGGCAAGACCCCCGGTACCGACCTCCGCGAGGGCATCCCCACCCTCCCCGTCCTCCTGCTGCGCGACCGGGCCCGCCGCGAGTCCCGCCCCGAGGACCTCGCCCTGGTCGCCCTCCTCGACTCCGACCTGTCCGACGACGCCCGACACGCCGAGGCCCTGGCCGCGATGCGCGCCCACCCGGCACTGGAGCAGGCCCGCCGCGAGACCGTCCGGTACGCCGAGGAGGCACGCGCCGCCCTCACCCCGCTGCGCGAGTGCCCGGCCAAGGCCGCCCTGACCGAACTCTGCGACGCGGTGGTGCACCGGGCGGGCTGA
- a CDS encoding LolA family protein, with product MAPNDSATSPTAPAGQRGPARLAARYGVPVAVIGVAAVTIGLVPALAASGDPDLPEVTAQELVEKIAASETDRFSGTVKVSVDLGLPSFGGLDLSELAGSLGAEGEGGKGGTTATPEEKLTSLASGTHTLRVAGDGPDRQKLTFVDGADEYSLIRDGEQVWAYDGSTGEALHTRGESGGTAKGDRPADDHASGMSPKELATQALDAADETTRVTVDGTTSVAGRDAYQLALSPKDSGSTVKAVRIAVDAETGTPLKFTVAPAGGGKAIVDAGFSKIDFARPAAGTFAPPKDAKITESDRLGPREAPGSGDHAKAPKDAEAALNSLPGPLAGLASADGTEVHGKGWASVAELTFPEGEGLPTGGSGSNAPAGLSLDSLGKKVKGDFGTGTLFSTRVVNALVTEDGRAFVGAVTPEKLMEVAGK from the coding sequence ATGGCACCGAACGATTCCGCTACGAGCCCCACCGCCCCCGCCGGACAGCGCGGGCCCGCCCGGCTCGCCGCCCGGTACGGCGTGCCGGTCGCCGTCATCGGCGTGGCCGCCGTCACCATCGGCCTGGTCCCCGCGCTCGCCGCGAGCGGCGACCCGGACCTGCCCGAGGTCACCGCCCAGGAGCTGGTGGAGAAGATCGCCGCCTCCGAGACCGACCGGTTCTCCGGCACCGTCAAGGTCTCCGTCGACCTGGGGCTCCCCTCCTTCGGCGGCCTCGACCTCTCCGAACTGGCCGGCAGCCTCGGCGCCGAGGGCGAGGGCGGCAAGGGCGGCACCACCGCCACCCCCGAGGAGAAGCTGACCTCGCTGGCCTCCGGCACCCACACCCTGCGCGTCGCGGGCGACGGCCCCGACCGCCAGAAGCTCACCTTCGTGGACGGCGCCGACGAGTACAGCCTCATCCGCGACGGCGAGCAGGTCTGGGCCTACGACGGCTCCACCGGCGAGGCCCTGCACACCAGGGGCGAGTCCGGCGGCACGGCCAAGGGCGACCGCCCGGCCGACGACCACGCCTCCGGCATGTCCCCGAAGGAACTGGCCACCCAGGCGCTGGACGCCGCCGACGAGACCACCCGCGTCACCGTCGACGGCACCACCAGCGTCGCGGGCCGCGACGCCTACCAGCTCGCCCTCAGCCCCAAGGACTCCGGCTCCACCGTCAAGGCCGTCCGCATCGCCGTGGACGCCGAGACCGGCACCCCGCTGAAGTTCACCGTCGCCCCGGCCGGCGGGGGCAAGGCCATCGTCGACGCGGGCTTCTCCAAGATCGACTTCGCCCGCCCGGCCGCCGGCACCTTCGCCCCGCCGAAGGACGCCAAGATCACCGAGTCGGACCGACTCGGCCCGCGCGAGGCGCCCGGGAGCGGCGACCACGCCAAGGCCCCGAAGGACGCCGAGGCCGCCCTGAACTCCCTCCCCGGCCCCCTCGCCGGCCTCGCCTCGGCCGACGGCACCGAGGTCCACGGCAAGGGCTGGGCCTCGGTGGCCGAACTGACCTTCCCCGAGGGCGAGGGCCTGCCGACCGGCGGCTCCGGCTCAAACGCCCCCGCCGGCCTCTCCCTCGACTCCCTCGGCAAGAAGGTGAAGGGCGACTTCGGCACGGGCACCCTCTTCTCGACCCGTGTCGTCAACGCCCTGGTCACCGAGGACGGGCGGGCGTTCGTCGGGGCGGTGACCCCGGAGAAGCTGATGGAGGTGGCGGGGAAGTAG
- a CDS encoding VOC family protein → MTSPTPPATPVTPVHWKLVVDAHDPHAQALFWSGALGYAIEDNDALIARVLSFGGAPEEATVEFQGRRAWRDLIAVRHPEDPVDEETGAGEGRRILFQRVPEPKSAKNRLHIDLHSGGRPRESEVRRLTELGATVEREVAEAGGTWVVMRDPEGNEFCVH, encoded by the coding sequence ATGACTTCCCCGACCCCACCCGCCACGCCCGTCACCCCCGTCCACTGGAAACTCGTCGTCGACGCCCACGACCCGCACGCCCAGGCCCTCTTCTGGTCGGGGGCGCTCGGCTACGCCATCGAGGACAACGACGCCCTGATCGCGCGCGTCCTCAGCTTCGGCGGCGCCCCCGAGGAGGCCACCGTCGAGTTCCAGGGCCGCCGCGCCTGGCGCGACCTGATCGCCGTACGCCACCCCGAGGACCCGGTCGACGAGGAGACCGGCGCCGGCGAGGGCCGCCGCATCCTCTTCCAGCGCGTCCCCGAACCCAAGTCCGCCAAGAACCGCCTCCACATCGACCTCCACTCCGGCGGACGCCCCCGCGAGTCCGAGGTCCGGCGCCTGACGGAACTGGGGGCGACGGTGGAGCGGGAGGTGGCGGAGGCCGGGGGCACCTGGGTGGTCATGCGGGACCCGGAGGGGAACGAGTTCTGCGTGCACTAG
- the abc-f gene encoding ribosomal protection-like ABC-F family protein: protein MPSRTPIPRTPHAPARSAQLALKDVSKAYGERAVLDQVSLTVRPGERAGVIGENGSGKSTLLKLIAGAEAPDSGEITVVAPGGTGHLRQTLDLAPHLTVQDAVDDALAGLRELESRLQAAGERLGEAGERELAEYGELLAAFEARDGYRADTRVETSLHHLGLGHLGRDRRLGSLSGGEQSRLALACVLAAAPELLLLDEPTNHLDDRSTDWLADRLRAHRGTLVTVTHDRGFLQRVATTILEVDRDTRAVTRYGDGWPGYRRAKAAARRRRAHEYEEYVAEVARTQELVAAAGHRLATTGRDPGEGFGKHRRSSENKLSGQVRAARERLDRLRAAPVPPPPEPLRFRAALSPHTGPDTEPERSAPLLALTGVRVAGRLHVDALQVERGGRLLVTGPNGAGKTTLLRVVCGALKPDAGTVERAPGARIAHLAQELPVDPAPVPLLTAYAAGRPGHPDEYAAELLALGLFREDDLAVPVPALSAGQRRRLSLARLVSRPADLLVLDEPANHLSLTLVEEMEEALEAYAGAVVVVSHDRRFRERFTGRRLELAGGRVAASSG from the coding sequence ATGCCTTCGCGCACCCCTATCCCCCGCACCCCGCACGCCCCCGCCCGTTCCGCCCAGCTCGCCCTGAAGGACGTCTCCAAGGCGTACGGCGAGCGGGCGGTCCTCGACCAGGTCTCGCTGACCGTCCGCCCCGGTGAACGCGCCGGGGTCATCGGCGAGAACGGCTCCGGCAAGTCGACGCTGCTCAAGCTGATCGCCGGGGCCGAGGCGCCCGACTCCGGCGAGATCACCGTGGTCGCGCCGGGCGGCACCGGACACCTCCGCCAGACCCTCGACCTCGCGCCGCACCTCACCGTCCAGGACGCCGTGGACGACGCCCTCGCCGGCCTGCGGGAGCTGGAGTCCCGGCTCCAGGCGGCCGGGGAGCGGCTGGGCGAGGCCGGGGAGCGTGAGCTGGCCGAGTACGGCGAACTGCTCGCCGCCTTCGAGGCCCGCGACGGCTACCGGGCCGACACCCGGGTCGAGACCTCCCTGCACCACCTGGGCCTCGGCCACCTCGGCCGCGACCGGCGGCTCGGTTCGCTCTCCGGCGGGGAGCAGTCGCGGCTGGCGCTCGCCTGCGTGCTGGCCGCCGCCCCCGAACTCCTCCTGCTCGACGAGCCCACCAACCACCTCGACGACCGCTCCACCGACTGGCTCGCCGACCGGCTCCGCGCCCACCGCGGCACGCTGGTCACCGTCACCCACGACCGCGGCTTCCTCCAGCGGGTGGCGACCACGATCCTGGAGGTCGACCGCGACACCCGCGCCGTCACCCGCTACGGCGACGGCTGGCCGGGCTACCGCCGCGCCAAGGCCGCCGCCCGGCGCCGCCGGGCCCACGAGTACGAGGAGTACGTGGCCGAGGTCGCCCGGACGCAGGAGCTGGTCGCCGCGGCGGGACACCGCCTCGCGACGACCGGGCGCGACCCCGGCGAGGGGTTCGGCAAGCATCGCCGCTCCTCCGAGAACAAGCTGTCGGGCCAGGTCAGGGCCGCCCGGGAGCGCCTGGACCGGCTCCGGGCCGCTCCCGTCCCGCCGCCGCCCGAGCCGCTCCGCTTCCGTGCCGCCCTCAGCCCGCACACCGGCCCGGACACGGAGCCGGAGCGGTCCGCGCCCCTGCTGGCCCTCACCGGCGTACGCGTCGCCGGCCGCCTGCACGTCGACGCGCTCCAGGTCGAGCGAGGCGGTCGCCTGCTGGTGACCGGGCCGAACGGCGCCGGCAAGACCACCCTGCTCCGGGTGGTCTGCGGCGCCCTGAAGCCCGACGCCGGCACGGTCGAACGCGCCCCCGGCGCCCGGATCGCCCACCTGGCGCAGGAACTGCCCGTCGACCCGGCGCCGGTGCCGCTGCTCACCGCGTACGCGGCGGGCCGGCCGGGCCACCCGGACGAGTACGCGGCCGAGTTGCTGGCGCTGGGCCTGTTCCGCGAGGACGACCTGGCCGTGCCGGTTCCTGCCCTCTCGGCGGGCCAGCGGCGGCGGCTCTCCCTGGCCCGGCTCGTCTCCCGCCCCGCCGACCTGCTGGTCCTCGACGAACCCGCCAACCACCTCTCGCTCACCCTGGTCGAGGAGATGGAGGAGGCGCTGGAGGCGTACGCGGGCGCGGTCGTCGTGGTCTCCCACGACCGGCGTTTCCGGGAGCGTTTCACCGGGCGGCGACTGGAGCTGGCGGGCGGCCGGGTGGCGGCGTCGTCCGGCTGA